The following coding sequences lie in one Oryza brachyantha chromosome 10, ObraRS2, whole genome shotgun sequence genomic window:
- the LOC102700831 gene encoding protein NRT1/ PTR FAMILY 8.3-like, giving the protein MGMESGDAQLPLIHHHHHQASSASGVHHSKPFNWKAPALILAFEFLESIAYAGISLNLVVYLGTVLHGTTASNAANVDTWNGTTFLTPFLGAILADTYWGKYKTIAISIVFYLTGLLVITASAIIPSLQPAPCNGSSCPPATGFQYFVFFTALYLISVGTGGVKSALLPFGGDQYDDSDLEESKKKQSFFSLFFIAINLGVFISGTVVVWIQQNVAWSLGFGISSICLIVATVAFVAGTPLYRVQLPTGSPLKSVVMVFVASFKKRKVEVPADSALLYEGDDADLSNGQSVKLAHTDGFRCLDKAAVVLEEAEEMKEDGSMVCSVTQVEEVKIVLRMLPIWVTSVLYAASLGQTATTFVQQGNAMNTRIGPLSVPAASLNSAEVIFMMVWVVFQDSVVIPIARRYTGNPSGLTQLQRMGVGRLLAVPALAVAAMLETWRLRSVRGGGNLSIAWQLPQFVVLACSDVFCGIAQLEFFYSEAPVSMRSLCSAFSFLALSLGYYVNSFVVSMVAAVTTAGGAKGWLPADLNDGHLDYYFWLWTGISAVNFVVYAAFAKNYTVKKLAVPLPHPH; this is encoded by the exons atggGCATGGAGAGCGGAGATGCCCAGCTTCCCCtgatccaccaccaccaccaccag GCTTCCTCCGCATCCGGTGTACACCACAGCAAGCCCTTCAACTGGAAAGCTCCTGCTCTTATTTTGG CCTTTGAGTTCTTGGAGAGCATTGCCTACGCTGGCATCTCCCTTAACCTGGTCGTGTATCTTGGAACCGTACTCCATGGAACTACCGCCTCAAACGCAGCCAATGTTGATACCTGGAATGGAACAACGTTCTTGACACCGTTCCTTGGAGCCATTTTGGCTGACACATACTGGGGAAAGTACAAGACCATTGCTATCTCCATAGTATTCTATCTTACT GGGTTGCTTGTCATCACCGCCTCAGCTATCATCCCATCACTGCAACCTGCTCCATGCAACGGGAGTTCATGTCCTCCTGCCACAGGGTTTCAGTATTTCGTGTTCTTCACCGCGCTCTACCTTATCTCGGTTGGGACCGGGGGCGTCAAATCGGCGTTGCTCCCCTTCGGAGGTGACCAGTACGACGATTCAGACCTCGAGGAGAGTAAAAAGAAGCAATCTTTCTTCAGTTTGTTCTTCATCGCTATCAACCTTGGAGTGTTCATCTCGGGCACCGTCGTCGTCTGGATACAACAGAATGTTGCCTGGTCTCTTGGATTCGGCATCTCCTCGATATGCCTCATTGTTGCCACGGTTGCCTTTGTGGCAGGAACGCCATTGTACAGGGTCCAGCTCCCCACTGGAAGCCCACTCAAGAGTGTTGTAATGGTCTTTGTAGCCTCTTTTAAGAAGAGAAAAGTGGAGGTTCCTGCCGATAGCGCACTCTTGTATGAAGGGGATGATGCTGATTTAAGCAATGGACAGTCGGTCAAGCTAGCACATACTGATGGCTTCAG GTGCTTAGACAAGGCTGCAGTGGTTCTTGAGGAGGCAGAAGAGATGAAGGAGGATGGTAGCATGGTATGCTCGGTAACGCAGGTGGAGGAAGTGAAAATCGTGCTGCGGATGCTGCCGATATGGGTCACCAGCGTGCTGTACGCGGCGTCGCTGGGGCAGACGGCCACCACCTTCGTGCAGCAGGGGAACGCCATGAACACGAGGATCGGGCCCCTGTCGGTGCCGGCGGCGTCTCTCAACTCCGCCGAGGTGATCTTCATGATGGTGTGGGTCGTGTTCCAGGACAGCGTCGTCATCCCGATCGCCAGGCGCTACACGGGGAACCCCTCGGGGCTGACGCAGCTGCAGAGGATGGGGGTGGGGCGGCTACTGGCGGTACCCGcgttggcggtggcggccatgCTGGAGACGTGGCGGCTGCGCAGCGTGCGGGGTGGCGGCAACCTGAGCATCGCGTGGCAGCTCCCGCAGTTCGTTGTCCTGGCCTGCTCCGACGTGTTCTGCGGCATCGCGCAGCTGGAGTTCTTCTACTCGGAGGCCCCCGTGTCGATGCGGAGCCTGTGCTCGGCCTTCTCCTTCCTGGCGCTCTCGCTGGGCTACTACGTCAACTCGTTCGTCGTCTCCATGGTCGCCGCGGTGAccacggcgggcggcgccaAGGGGTGGCTCCCCGCCGATCTCAACGACGGCCATCTGGACTACTACTTCTGGCTCTGGACCGGGATCAGCGCGGTAAACTTTGTGGTGTACGCCGCGTTCGCCAAGAATTACACCGTCAAGAAGCTCGCCGTCCCGCTCCCGCACCCACACTGA
- the LOC102701108 gene encoding scarecrow-like protein 21 has product MSARASNHAYICSDDSQMPYYNNSVSSGENGRFYVTQNHQDVHYASSDDGSQRIGSSPQTFEPQYCTLESSSANGAHPAHSSASSHSISPISGSPLSHHDSHSDHTYSSPPSASCLTEITDLQIKLKELENAILGPELDIAYDSPESSLQPNTMATPENWRQLLGINTGDLKQVIIACGKAVAENDARLTELLISELGQMVSVSGDPLQRLGAYMLEGLVARLSSSGSMLYKSLKCKEPTSSELMSYMHLLYEICPFYKFGYMSANGAIAEAIKGENFVHIIDFQIAQGSQWITLIQALAARPGGPPYLRITGIDDSNSAYARGGGLDIVGMRLYKVAQSCGLPFEFSAVPAASHEVHLEHIDIRVGEVIVVNFAYQLHHTPDESVSTENHRDRIIRMIKSLSPRVVTLVEQELNTNTRPFFPRYLETLDYYTAMFESIDVALPRDDKRRMNAEQQCVARDIVNLIACEGAERVERHEMFGKWKARFTMAGFRPYPLSSVVNNTIKTLLHTYNSFYRLEERDGVLYLGWKNRVLVVSSAWC; this is encoded by the coding sequence ATGTCAGCTAGGGCTTCaaaccatgcatatatatgttctgATGATTCTCAAATGCCATACTATAATAACTCAGTGTCTTCAGGGGAAAATGGTAGGTTCTATGTAACACAAAATCATCAGGATGTTCACTATGCTTCTTCTGATGATGGATCACAGAGGATTGGCTCAAGCCCTCAGACATTTGAACCACAGTACTGCACACTTGAATCATCCTCAGCAAATGGTGCCCATCCTGCCCATAGCTCTGCATCTTCTCACAGCATCTCTCCTATAAGCGGGAGCCCCCTGTCTCATCATGATAGCCACTCAGACCACACATACAGTTCACCCCCAAGTGCCTCCTGTCTCACAGAGATTACAGATCTCCAGATTAAATTGAAGGAGCTGGAGAATGCAATTCTTGGGCCTGAGTTAGACATAGCTTATGACAGCCCCGAGAGCTCTttgcaaccaaacacaatggCAACACCAGAAAACTGGAGACAGCTTCTGGGAATTAATACAGGAGATTTGAAGCAAGTAATCATTGCATGCGGTAAGGCTGTTGCCGAGAATGATGCCAGGCTAACAGAACTACTGATATCTGAGTTAGGTCAGATGGTGTCTGTCTCTGGTGATCCATTGCAAAGACTAGGGGCTTATATGTTGGAAGGGCTTGTTGCCAGACTTTCTTCCTCTGGTAGTATGCTATATAAATCCTTGAAGTGTAAAGAGCCCACAAGCTCTGAGCTCATGTCATACATGCATCTTCTTTACGAGATATGCCCATTCTACAAATTTGGTTACATGTCAGCTAATGGTGCCATCGCTGAAGCTATTAAGGGAGAGAACTTTGTTCACATAATTGATTTCCAAATTGCACAGGGGAGCCAATGGATCACGTTAATCCAGGCCCTTGCAGCAAGACCTGGGGGACCACCATATCTACGAATCACTGGTATAGATGATTCAAATTCTGCTTATGCCCGAGGTGGTGGACTGGATATAGTTGGTATGAGATTGTATAAAGTTGCTCAATCATGTGGTCTGCCCTTTGAGTTCAGTGCTGTTCCAGCTGCTAGCCATGAGGTTCATCTCGAGCATATTGATATAAGGGTCGGTGAAGTCATTGTTGTAAATTTTGCGTATCAGCTGCATCATACTCCAGATGAAAGTGTAAGCACGGAAAATCATCGGGATAGGATTATAAGAATGATCAAGAGCCTCTCCCCTAGGGTGGTGACTCTTGTTGAGCAGGAGTTAAATACAAACACACGGCCGTTCTTTCCAAGATACTTAGAGACCCTTGACTACTACACGGCCATGTTCGAGTCCATAGATGTTGCTCTACCAAGGGATGATAAGAGGCGGATGAACGCAGAGCAACAGTGTGTTGCAAGGGACATTGTCAATTTAATCGCGTGCGAGGGTGCTGAGAGGGTAGAGAGGCATGAGATGTTTGGAAAATGGAAGGCAAGATTTACAATGGCAGGGTTTCGGCCATACCCGCTGAGCTCAGTGGTGAACAATACCATCAAAACACTGCTGCACACTTACAATAGCTTCTACAGGCTTGAGGAGCGAGATGGTGTCCTTTACCTTGGGTGGAAAAATAGGGTATTGGTTGTGTCTTCTGCATGGTGTTGA
- the LOC102701381 gene encoding inositol-3-phosphate synthase 1, which produces MFVEGFRVESPRVRYGDGEIESEYRYDTTEVVAPPAADGKARTGWVVRPKSVTYHFKTSTNVPKLGVMLVGWGGNNGTTLTAGVIANREGVSWATKEKVHKANYFGSLTQASTIRVGSYNGEEIYAPFKSLVPMVNPNDIVFGGWDISGMNLADAMARARVLDIDLQKQLRHHMASMVPLPGIYNPDFIAANQGSRADNVIKGSKKEQVEQIKKDIREFKEKNKVDKVVVLWTANTERYSNVVAGMNDTVDNLLASVDKDEPEISPSTLYAIACVTEGVPFINGSPQNTFVPGLIELAIKKNSVIGGDDFKSGQTKMKSVLVDFLVGAGIKPTSIASYNHLGNNDGMNLSAPQTFRSKEISKSGVVDDMVGSNAILYEPGEHPDHVIVIKYIPYVGDSKRAMDEYTSEIFMGGKNTIVLHNTCEDSLLAAPIILDLVLLGELSTRIHLKAEGQDKYHSFHPVATILSYLSKAPLVPPGTPVVNALAKQRAMLENILRACVGLAPENNMMLEYK; this is translated from the exons ATGTTCGTGGAGGGGTTCAGGGTGGAGAGCCCGCGGGTGCGGTACGGCGACGGGGAGATCGAGTCGGAGTACCGGTACGACAcgacggaggtggtggcgccgccggcggcggacgggaAGGCGAGGACGGGGTGGGTCGTCCGCCCCAAGTCCGTCACCTACCACTTCAAGACCTCCACCAACGTCCCCAAGCTCGG GGTGATGCTGGTTGGATGGGGAGGCAACAACGGCACCACGCTCACGGCCGGGGTTATCGCCAACAGAGA gggAGTTTCCTGGGCAACCAAGGAGAAGGTGCACAAGGCCAACTATTTCGGCTCCCTGACCCAGGCCTCCACCATCAGGGTTGGGAGCTACAATGGGGAGGAGATCTATGCACCCTTCAAGAGCCTTGTACCCATG GTGAACCCGAACGACATCGTGTTCGGAGGGTGGGACATCAGCGGCATGAACCTGGCCGACGCCATGGCTAGGGCTCGGGTGCTGGACATTGACCTGCAGAAGCAGCTCCGGCACCACATGGCGTCCATGGTGCCCCTCCCCGGCATCTACAACCCTGACTTCATCGCCGCCAACCAGGGCTCCCGTGCCGACAATGTCATCAAGGGCTCCAAGAAGGAGCAGGTCGAACAGATCAAGAAGGACATCAG GGAGTTCAAGGAGAAGAACAAGGTGGACAAGGTGGTGGTGCTGTGGACGGCCAACACGGAGCGGTACAGCAACGTTGTCGCCGGGATGAACGACACCGTGGACAACCTGCTGGCGTCGGTGGACAAGGACGAGCCGGAGATCTCGCCGTCGACGCTCTACGCCATCGCCTGCGTCACGGAGGGCGTCCCGTTCATCAACGGCAGCCCCCAGAACACCTTCGTGCccg GGCTGATCGAGCTCGCCATCAAGAAGAACTCGGtgatcggcggcgacgacttcaAGAGCGGGCAGACCAAGATGAAGTCCGTGCTCGTCGActtcctcgtcggcgccggcatcAAG CCGACGTCGATCGCGAGCTACAACCACCTGGGCAACAACGACGGCATGAATCTGTCGGCGCCGCAGACGTTCCGATCCAAGGAGATCTCCAAGAgcggcgtcgtcgacgacATGGTCGGCAGCAACGCCATCCTCTACGAGCCCGGCGAGCACCCCGACCACGTCATCGTCATCAAG TATATTCCGTATGTTGGGGACAGCAAGAGGGCCATGGACGAGTACACCTCGGAGATCTTCATGGGAGGGAAAAACACCATCGTGTTGCACAACACCTGCGAGGACtcgctcctcgccgcgccgatCATCCTCGATCTCGTGCTCCTCGGCGAGCTCAGCACCAGGATCCATCTCAAAGCTGAAGGCCAG GACAAGTACCATTCTTTCCATCCGGTTGCTACCATCCTGAGCTACCTCAGCAAGGCTCCTCTT GTTCCACCAGGAACACCAGTGGTGAATGCACTGGCCAAGCAGAGGGCCATGCTGGAGAACATCCTGAGGGCCTGTGTTGGCCTGGCCCCTGAGAACAACATGATGCTTGAGTACAAATGA
- the LOC102717100 gene encoding probable protein phosphatase 2C 71: MAELPLAAGMLELRACKLAPPPPPPPLPAFPRRRPPHSAACRAAVPDIHSSTELADGSVVFRFAHPREEEEGSGADAAGAAAAAEAGVGVVDADGAAATAAQGAATGGGEEATATATGLGTEEAASGGAEATGTSGLEDAEEASDGSTAQDFDTDVDSESSASSADDQAPEFAVPSHIPPADEGCNKDDWEKHTSEVKNIDRMVPLAASTLVLASGAAILPHPSKVATGGEDAYFIACNGWFGVADGVGQWSFEGINAGLYARELMDGCKKFIMENQGAPDLKPEQILSKAADEARSPGSSTVLVAHFDGQILNASNIGDSGFLVIRNGEVYQKSKPMVYGFNFPLQIEKGDDPLKLVQNYTIDLEEGDVIVTASDGLFDNIYEQEVATLVSKSLQADLKPMEIAEHLAAKAQEVGRSAAGSTPFSDAALAVGYLGFSGGKLDDIAVVVSIVRKSEI, encoded by the exons ATGGCGGAGCTGCCGCTGGCGGCGGGGATGCTGGAGCTGAGGGCCTGCaagctcgcccctccgccgccgcccccgccgctgcccgccttcccgcgccgccgcccgccacactcggccgcctgccgcgccgccgtcccggaCATCCACTCCTCCACCG aGCTGGCGGACGGGAGCGTCGTGTTCCGCTTCGCCCATCcccgcgaggaggaggagggcagcGGCGCGGACGCTGCCGGGGCTGCTGCCGCGGCGGAAGCCGGTGTCGGGGTCGTCGACGCTGACGGCGCCGCTGCGACTGCGGCCCAGGGTGCTGCTACTGGTGGTGgagaggaggcgacggcgaccgcgaCGGGTTTGGgcacggaggaggcggcgagtgGAGGAGCGGAGGCGACGGGGACCTCCGGTCTGGAGGATGCAGAGGAGGCCTCCGATGGCTCCACCGCGCAGGATTTCGACACCGACGTCGACAGCGAGTCGAGCGCCTCCAGCGCCGACGACCAGGCGCCGGAGTTCGCGGTCCCCAGCCACATCCCACCCGCG GATGAAGGCTGTAACAAGGATGATTGGGAAAAGCACACTTCGGAGGTTAAGAATATTGATAG GATGGTTCCACTAGCTGCATCAACGCTTGTGTTGGCATCAGGTGCTGCGATCTTGCCTCATCCTTCTAAG GTAGCAACAGGTGGAGAAGATGCCTATTTTATTGCGTGTAATGGCTGGTTTGGTGTGGCCGATGGAGTTGGCCAGTGGTCATTTGAAG GTATCAATGCTGGGCTTTATGCAAGGGAGCTAATGGACGGTTGTAAAAAGTTCATTATGGAGAACCAAGGAGCTCCAGATCTTAAACCTGAACAAATTCTTTCGAAGGCTGCAGATGAAGCACGCTCTCCTGGTTCTTCCACTGTTTTGGTTGCTCACTTTGATGGCCAG ATCCTTAATGCATCAAATATTGGAGACTCTGGATTTCTGGTGATAAGAAATGGAGAAGTGTACCAAAAATCAAAACCAATGGTTTATGGTTTCAATTTTCCACTGCAAATTGAGAAAGGCGATGACCCCTTAAAACTTGTACAG AATTATACAATTGATCTTGAGGAAGGTGATGTCATTGTAACAGCAAGCGATGGCCTTTTTGACAACATTTACGAGCAAGAAGTAGCCACCCTCGTCTCAAAATCTTTACAAGCTGATCTGAAACCAATG GAGATCGCTGAGCACCTGGCTGCCAAGGCACAGGAAGTGGGGAGATCTGCAGCAGGAAGCACCCCATTCTCAGATGCTGCTCTCGCAGTGGGTTACCTGGGTTTCAGTGGGGGCAAACTGGATGACATAGCCGTCGTCGTATCCATCGTCAGGAAATCCGAAATCTAA